GTTTTTTGGGGAGCCAACTCCAGTCCGACGGAGAGCAGCCAAGTCCCAATGCAATCGATAGCTCTGTTGCAATTTGATTCGGCGACCTCCAGCTCCTTAGCGACCACAAGTAGCGCAATGTCGTCGGCGAAACCAATTAGGTTTGCTCCTGTCGGCAGGTCCAGTCGAAGGATTCCGTCGTACATCGCGTTCCACAATAGCGGGCCAAGCACAGACCCCTGAGGAACGCCTCCAGTCACGATGTACTCTTCTGTTCGAACACTGGTATCATATTTGAGTACTCTCGACGAGAAGTAACTCCTGATAATCTTTAGCAACTGCCGTGGGACTTTGAATGCGTCTAGCGCCCGTAAGATGCAGTTCCACCGGGCCGAGTTGAAGGCGTTTCTGATGTCCAATGTCACCATCAGACAGTACTTCTTCTGGCCCCTTTCCAGCGAGTGCCAGCAATTGCATTGGAAGCAATGCCAACTACCTTCTCGATTGCATCTACTGTCGACCTGGCCTTCCGGAATCCATATTGGTTGGGGGAAAGGTTTCCGTTCACCAATATAGCTTCCTCCAAGCGAGTGCAGATCACCTTCTCCAGCAGTTTCCCCGCCACGTCGATGAGGCAGATAGGCCTAAACGAGGATGAATTGCCAGGCGGTTTCCGGGCTTCGGAATTAGGACCAGCTTTTGAGTTTTCCACCTATCCGGGACTACAGCTTCTTCCAGGCACTTATTCAGCATTGCTGAAAAGCTTCTGGATGGAGGGAGCAGGCGAGCCTTAGTGCCCTTGCGGGTATGCCATCCGGACCTGGAGCGCCGGTTTGTTTCATACTCCTAACGCATTTTAACACCTCCTCGCTGGTGACCAACTTCAGCGGCAGACCATCGTTGGATGCTGTATCTGGCAGCCATGCGTTGTCTTCCTCCACGCTGGGAAACAGATCCATGACAATCCCACGCAACAGATCATCCGGTGGTGGTGGCGATCTCCGTGCCCCGATTCTCTTTATAACGATCTGGTATGCCTTGCCCCATGGGTCGTCATCCAGTGTGTCACACAGGGCCAGGAAACACCGTTTTTTGCTCTCCTTGATCGCATTTTTGAGAGTTTTGCGACTCTCTCTAAAGAGTGTTTGCCAATATAGGAAGGAGGGTCTTCCCCGCGCTCTCTGATAGCGCCTCCTCGCGTGGTTGCAGACACGTCTTGCAGCGGCAATGGTTTCGTTCCACCAGTAAACTGGTGTATGGCGTAGCGAGGGGTTTACTCGACTCGGCATGGAGCCTACGCAAGCCGACTCTAGCCTTTCCATGACAGTCTCGACCATCTGCTCTGCGCTGCCTGAGACCTCCAGATCTCTCAGCGAGCTTGTAAAGCGCTCGACGTTTAGCTTGCTGGCTGAGAAATTCCTCCAACGAGGTGCGGCAGAGATGCACCTGAGGCTCCGAGCTccaattttgcaaaaaatggCCATATGGTCGCTCCCTGTATAGGAGTCACTGACTCCCCACTCCGCTAAATGAGCGAGCGAACTGCTGCAAAATGTTAAGTCAACAATTGAGCCGGTACCGGCCCTGCTAAATGTCCATTTCGAGCCTTGATTGAGGAGAGTTAGGTCCAGTGAAGCAAAGGCTTCGACCACCAATCGCCCTCTTTGGTTGGTGACCATGCTACCCCAATCGACTGCCCAAGCGTTGAAGTCGCCTGCGACGAATGCTGGTGAGTGGTCTCTCACGTCCGCAGCTAATCTGTCCAGTGTGTTGGCAAAGTCCGAAATTGACAAGCTGGGGGCTAAGTATACGCTGTACACCCAAACACTGCCCACTAGCGCCCTGACGAAGCCGCCGTCAGCCTGTTGGTGGCCAAACTGGTGTGGGTTTCTGCCACAAACCCATATAGCCGCCTTGCCGGTGTGGTCGCACGTCCAATCAGCTCCAAAACCAGGTCTGAAGGGTTCACTAAGGACGCATACATCCACCTCATTCTCCCTGATCGACTCCAGTAGGAGGTCCTGAGCCGCTGCACAATGGTTCAGGTTCAGCTGCATAATCTTCatagtgtgtgttttatacTTCGCCCATTTGCCGAA
This portion of the Drosophila nasuta strain 15112-1781.00 unplaced genomic scaffold, ASM2355853v1 ctg39_pilon, whole genome shotgun sequence genome encodes:
- the LOC132797952 gene encoding uncharacterized protein LOC132797952; protein product: MKIMQLNLNHCAAAQDLLLESIRENEVDVCVLSEPFRPGFGADWTCDHTGKAAIWVCGRNPHQFGHQQADGGFVRALVGSVWVYSVYLAPSLSISDFANTLDRLAADVRDHSPAFVAGDFNAWAVDWGSMVTNQRGRLVVEAFASLDLTLLNQGSKWTFSRAGTGSIVDLTFCSSSLAHLAEWGVSDSYTGSDHMAIFCKIGARSLRCISAAPRWRNFSASKLNVERFTSSLRDLEVSGSAEQMVETVMERLESACVGSMPSRVNPSLRHTPVYWWNETIAAARRVCNHARRRYQRARGRPSFLYWQTLFRESRKTLKNAIKESKKRCFLALCDTLDDDPWGKAYQIVIKRIGARRSPPPPDDLLRGIVMDLFPSVEEDNAWLPDTASNDGLPLKLVTSEEVLKCVRSMKQTGAPGPDGIPARALRLACSLHPEAFQQC